A stretch of Halichondria panicea chromosome 1, odHalPani1.1, whole genome shotgun sequence DNA encodes these proteins:
- the LOC135340020 gene encoding uncharacterized protein LOC135340020: MSELLSSLLISLVCVSVLTWAKNDSIFDSQLSFVTQLKTPTAVLPTTTVPATTSNVQTNPPPEIESRHPLSTAVIAGVSMVVVILLLFVVTTVAVVGALSKRRHHEVEVPESDGRVDWSSTFAGIEQPNEAYASVLKNNIAYGQIKKPQGQRIDDSQAPATLEGEYEIIEPVHVYEDVLPQGKVPSCMYKFTCTMWTPTY, encoded by the exons ATGTCCGAACTGTTGTCTTCTCtgttgatctcattggtctgTGTATCAGTGCTTACTTGGGCAAAAAATGACTCGATATTTGACAGTCAGTTGTCCTTTGTCACCCAACTGAAAACACCCACCG CCGTTCTTCCTACTACAACCGTTCCCGCTACAACGTCCAATGTACAAACAAACCCACCTCCTGAGATTGAGTCACGTCATCCACTTTCAacagcagttatagctg GGGTATCTATGGTGGTGGTGATTCTGCTATTGTTTGTAGTCACCACTGTTGCAGTTGTTGGAGCTTTGAGTAAAAGGAGACATCATGAAG TTGAGGTTCCAGAGTCAGATGGAAGAGTGGATTGGTCATCAACATTTGCAGGCATTGAGCAGCCCAACGAAGCTTATGCTTCAGTACTGAAGAATAACATTGCCTATGGGCAAATAAAGAAACCACAGGGACAGAGGATCGATGACTCACAAGCCCCGGCAACATTAGAGGGAGAGTATGAGATCATTGAGCCAGTTCATGTGTACGAGGATGTGTTGCCTCAGGGAAAA GTTCCAAGTTGCATGTACAAGTTCACTTGTACCATGTGGACTCCGACGTACTAA